The following nucleotide sequence is from Candidatus Jordarchaeales archaeon.
TCGAAAGAGTATGCCGAAAAAATAGGGGCGGACGCTTACGCTAAAGACGCCGTTGAAGGAGTATCTATCTGCAAGTCGTGGGTTTTAAAGTGAGAGATAACCGCACTTTAAACTCCTTTTTTCTCACTTACTTCACGGCTTCCACTTCAAACCCTCTTCTAGCATTGCCAGGTAGTTTTCTATTGGAACGTAATTTGTGACGCTGTTTCCTGAGCCTAGGGCATACCTTCCTCGGGGCATGCACTTGTCTAATATGCTTTTCACGTATGCTCTAAGCTGGCTGGTCTCGTAGCGTGCAAGCTTGTCGACGTCTACGCCTCCCAGCACAGCAACTCTGTCACCATACTTCTCCTGGAACTTCCATACGGGCATTATTTCGTCTTGAAACGAGTGGAAGGCATCTATCTTGACGTCTTCTATTAGGTCTTCCATAACGGCCTCAATGTTTCCGCACGAATGGTACCAGTACATTTTACCATGCCGGTGGGCTAGCTGGGCATACTTCTTAAACCACGGGAAAACCATTTCCCTGTAAATATCCGGGTTTACCATGGTTCCCTTCTTGTAGCCTAAGTCGTCGGAATGAAATATAGCGCCAACACAGTCGAATTCAACAACGATCTTGTACTCCTTGTAAAGTCTCTCCGCAACCCAGTCTATGACCGCTTTAACGAGGTCAGGGTCTTCGCGAAGCTTCCTGAAAAGGTTAACGTAACCCATGATGCGTTCTAAAGCCATCTCCCATATTGTCCCCCCTGCAACCGCCACCTTCATTCCTCCCGGGAGAATTTTCGAGACGAATTCGTAGGTCTCCTTTATGGGGAGCTCGAGGAAACGCTGCGACTTGAACCGCTCAAACTCCTCCCAAGACGAGACCAAACCCTCCCTTTCCTCGACCCAAACCCTCTTATACCCCGGCTCGGCAAGTAAGGCGGTGTCATCTGCAAGCCTACGTTTTCCGAAGATTGCCAAGTGGACAAGGAGTCCGACGCCGGGTGAACATACAAAGTTTTGAACGTAGTCGTAACCCATGTAGTAGTAGAATTTTACGTTAGATCTAGCCATCTCGAAAATATCTATTGGCTGACTTTGTAGCTCGTCTGGTCTGTAGCGGAGCACGTTTGGGATAGGCTTCATGTCTATCTTCAGCCGTTCAGCTACGGCGTTCATTACTTCAGAGTCAATTGCATACTCTGCAAAGTGGACTTTTCTGGGCTTTTCCTCCCCCAACAAAACCTCCTTAAACAGCTCAAAGTCGGGTTGGGGTCTTTCTAATGGCAACATGAGCAACACCCTCTAAAACCTTGAAACCACCAACATTTAACTTTGAGTGAAACGAGAGATAAAAATGCCTTCCCTCTTTGTGGTAAAAGCTAGACTGAGGGTGGGGGGTGGGGTGAAAAATTTAAAAGGAAAGAGCTGCTACTTTTCTGTCGTTCTTTTTTCATGAATGAGATGATGGAAAGTTGAAGAGCACGGTCTCTCGCTACGCCAATGCTAAACTATTAACCTTGTACTTTGCGGGGTTCGTGGGCCCCCTATCCGCTAACACTGTTTTAGCTCTTGTTCCAGTTTTAGAGACAACTTTCGGAGTCGATGTCGGAACAGTTCTTCTAGCGATACCTTCCCTAATGCTTCCCTTTGCCTTCTTCCAGCTTTTCAGCGGAGCTCTCTCGGATAATTACGGTAGGAGACGCATGCTAGCCTTAGGCTTCCTTATTTACGGGTCCGGGCTCTTAGTTATAGGGTTCAGCCCGAAGTTCGGCTTTTGGTCCTTTCTCTTGGCAAGGTTCGTGTGCGGAGTGGGCTACGCGTTCATAGGGCCAGTCCTCCCCGCAGCCATAGGAGATCTCACCGAGTTCAATTATAGAGGGAAGGTTATGGGGATCTATTCGTCGGTTAACACGTCAGCCATAGCTCTCGGACCGCTGCTCGCCGGCTTTTTCGCCCACTCATGGTGGAACATATACTTTGCGATAAGCGCCATGGCATACACCTCAATGCTTCTAGTCTGGTTCACTTTAAAAGATTCCAAGCCCAGGAACAACAACTACACGCTTAAACAGGCTTTTTTAGACCTAAGGGAAGTCTGCGTTCTGAAGAGCGCGATTGCACTGAGCGCTGCCGGCTTCATGGGATTTTTCAGCTTCATGGGCGTTAACTCGTTCGTCTCCGATGCGCTCTCACGTCCACCATTCAACTTCCAGCCGAGCACTGTGGGCCTGATACTCTCGGTGGGTGGGGGTATAGGCATAGTTCTCTCCCCGGTAAGCGGCTACCTGACCGACAGGTTTGGAAGAGGGAGAATAGCATACACCGGTTTAGCCACATGTATTTTCTCCTTGCTACTCATGCTGACCGCGAAAGACTTTGTGACTTTCATTACGTCGATGGCGTTGTTCGGCATTGGGAGCAACCTTTTCTGGCTCCCCTTGAACGCTCTCTCAGTTGAACTTAAGCCGGAAAAGAGGGGGACTGTCTCGTCCCTGTTCAACAGCGTTAGATTCTTTGGCTACGCTCTCGCACCCTACTTTCTAACACCAATATACGAGGATTGGGGGACAGCAGTTCTTTCAGGTTTCCAGTTGGTAATTTTGTTAAGCATAGTGGTGGGGCTCGCAGTCATACCCATCGTCAGATACTTGGGGCGGCAGGAGCTACCGGAGCGCTTAAAGGCCCCTGAGGTGGAGAAGGCGGCGTTGCCAGAGGGAGAAAAGTTACCGCCAACCGTGTGAGGTGAAAAGTAGGAGAGTCGTGTTTTAAAGGGGAATCTTCAGTTAGAGGTTTTCCTAGGCTTTAGAGCCCCGTAAAAACACCATTTAACACATTCGAAGCACCCCTTACATCCTGGCAGGAATTCTATGCTGACTTTAGTTCCAAGCCTTGAGACCTTTATCATAGACTTCGAGGGGCTGAAGAACCCGTAGTTCTTGAAGGAGCAGGCGAGCTGGCAGGACAGGCATGCCGTACACTTTTCGGGGTGAACTTCAATGGGTGTCTCCATCAGCCCACCCAACTCAAATCCGAAGCTGGCTACTGCAATTTACATTTCATACTGCGAAAATCTAATATGTTTTAGGCGGATTCAGCTTTAAAGGCTAAGTGCTTTTAGCTGGAAGGGGGTTTTCTTTGGACGAAGAATATGACGGAGCCTTGTGGTTTGCAAGCCTGCGAGGCGAGGGCAGAATTTTCATGATGAAGGTTAGACCCGTCCACGTCAGGGTTTCCAAGTATCAGAGGATAGAGGTTTACGACTCGGACTACTATGGTAGGATCTTGGTTCTTAACGGAGAGATACAGCTCGCCTCCCGCTTCAACGCGTATATACACGAGAGCATGGTCCATCCGGCTTTACTCACACATCCAAATCCAAGGAAGGTGCTGATAATAGGTGGAGGGGACGGAGGTTCGACCACTGAGGCTTTGAAGCACGGAGTGGAGAGCGTGACGGTGGTTGAAATAGACGAGGAAGTAGTGAAGGTGGCTAGGGAGTTCCTGCCTGAGATATCTTCAGGTTTCTCCGACCCGAGGGTTAGGCTGGTCTTCGACGACGGACGACACTTCCTCGAAGAGTGCGAAGAAAGGTTCGACGTGATAATAAACGACATGTCCGACCCCGTTGGCCCAGCCAAGTCCGTCTTCACCGAGGAGTTCTTCAGACTGGTATACGAGCACTTAGAAGGCGACGGCTTGTTTGCGACACACGTTGAGTCACCAGACTCTTGTGAAGAATTCTTCTATAGGGCGATCGTCACATTGAAAGCTGTTTTCCCGCTCGTCAGGCCGTACAGAGTTTGGACGCCGCCGTACGCAGAGTACTGGGGGAGAGTGGTGGCCTCGAAGCTCTACGACCCCTTGAAGTTGAGCATTGGGGAGCTGGACGACAGAATAAGGAGTAGGAAAGTGGAATTACGGTGGCTGACCCCTGAACTCTATTTTTCGCTCTTCAACTCACTGTCCAAAGATGTCCTGGAGAAAATGGATTCTAGGTGGAAGCCTTTAACTGACGCAGACTTCCCGAAGTTTAAAAGAAGGTGAAAACTACACTTTACCGCGTAACAGTTCAGTCACATGCATAATCTTCTTTTCCCACTCTTTCCAGTCGCCCTTCCTCATAATCTTAACAAATTCTGCAGCGCTCATTGGAAGCTTGAAGAAATTGATGAAAGAGCTTATGAGGAGGTACAAGTAACTGTTAGCCACTATAGGGGAACCAATGTCTTCCATAACGGCATTATAGAAGATTTGAGGGTTTAGGAAAGTTTTAAAAATTACATCGTCAACAGAGCTGGCGCCAAGCCTTTCCTGAACTGATGAGAGGTACATGTAGAACCCTGGAATGGTTTTACTCGCCCACTCTGTAAAAGTTTTAAGAGCCTTTGAGAGAATTTCAGTGTCAATTCTGTCAGTCATTGAAGGTCACACATTGAACAATAGTTAAAGCAATTTTTGCAATATGACGGTAATAAAAATTTTGGAAGAACATTATTTCTCTTTTTATAGTCCTAGCTTTTGGATTGAGGCTGAAAGGTCTTTGGCTGCTCATCAAGCTAGTCGCTTTCGTTTAAAGCTCTCCACTTTGAGTCGTTTTTGAGCAAGTTCCAGCGGAACTTCGTGCTTTTAAACCACCTGACATCTACTTGTCGTAGTTGGGGGGTTCTCCCGCTGTCTCGAGCTAGAGGGGGCATAGTGGGTCCGGGGTGGAGAACGAGCCGTGCGTTAAGTATGATCTGGCCTTACACCCTCCCCTACAGGTTTGCTTGAAAGTGCAAGTTTTACATTTTCCAACTAGTTTTGAGACGTCTTTGAATTCCTTGTAGACCGGGTTGGCTCTCATCTTTCTCCAGGCTTGTTTTCCGCCCTCTTCCAGCACGTTCCCCAGCTTAAAGTCTAGGACGTCACAGAGGAGGACGTTTCCAAGGGGGTCTACGTCCATCGAGAGGTCGCTGCACGATCCCGGGTGGACGTACGGGGAGTTCACGAAGGCTTGAGCAAACGGCGTACACCACAAGCTGACGGAAATGCCATTCTCCTCGGCTGCGTCCTCAACGCTCTTCACCGCTGATACAATGTTTGAAGGTGTAGGCATTAGGCGGACGCTAGCGTTCCCGGACGGTATGAGGGGTATCAGGGAGGCGTGATTGCTTCCGAGCTCTGCTGACAACCTAACGAAGTCGCCTGCTTCGTGGAAGTTTAGCGAAGTGATGGTCA
It contains:
- a CDS encoding uroporphyrinogen decarboxylase family protein, with the protein product MGEEKPRKVHFAEYAIDSEVMNAVAERLKIDMKPIPNVLRYRPDELQSQPIDIFEMARSNVKFYYYMGYDYVQNFVCSPGVGLLVHLAIFGKRRLADDTALLAEPGYKRVWVEEREGLVSSWEEFERFKSQRFLELPIKETYEFVSKILPGGMKVAVAGGTIWEMALERIMGYVNLFRKLREDPDLVKAVIDWVAERLYKEYKIVVEFDCVGAIFHSDDLGYKKGTMVNPDIYREMVFPWFKKYAQLAHRHGKMYWYHSCGNIEAVMEDLIEDVKIDAFHSFQDEIMPVWKFQEKYGDRVAVLGGVDVDKLARYETSQLRAYVKSILDKCMPRGRYALGSGNSVTNYVPIENYLAMLEEGLKWKP
- a CDS encoding fused MFS/spermidine synthase, producing MDEEYDGALWFASLRGEGRIFMMKVRPVHVRVSKYQRIEVYDSDYYGRILVLNGEIQLASRFNAYIHESMVHPALLTHPNPRKVLIIGGGDGGSTTEALKHGVESVTVVEIDEEVVKVAREFLPEISSGFSDPRVRLVFDDGRHFLEECEERFDVIINDMSDPVGPAKSVFTEEFFRLVYEHLEGDGLFATHVESPDSCEEFFYRAIVTLKAVFPLVRPYRVWTPPYAEYWGRVVASKLYDPLKLSIGELDDRIRSRKVELRWLTPELYFSLFNSLSKDVLEKMDSRWKPLTDADFPKFKRR
- a CDS encoding radical SAM protein — encoded protein: MITARPGFIVWLCTARCNRSCFHCYVRGRFSAELGTREAERLIEEMVSLRPGFISVTGGEPLVRDDIFHLLGYIRNMGPYVGIVTNGSLLDREVAARLNRLDVYVSLSFDAATKETCELIRGQGAWDKIMAAARFLKECDVPFNPVMTITSLNFHEAGDFVRLSAELGSNHASLIPLIPSGNASVRLMPTPSNIVSAVKSVEDAAEENGISVSLWCTPFAQAFVNSPYVHPGSCSDLSMDVDPLGNVLLCDVLDFKLGNVLEEGGKQAWRKMRANPVYKEFKDVSKLVGKCKTCTFKQTCRGGCKARSYLTHGSFSTPDPLCPL
- a CDS encoding MFS transporter, with protein sequence MKSTVSRYANAKLLTLYFAGFVGPLSANTVLALVPVLETTFGVDVGTVLLAIPSLMLPFAFFQLFSGALSDNYGRRRMLALGFLIYGSGLLVIGFSPKFGFWSFLLARFVCGVGYAFIGPVLPAAIGDLTEFNYRGKVMGIYSSVNTSAIALGPLLAGFFAHSWWNIYFAISAMAYTSMLLVWFTLKDSKPRNNNYTLKQAFLDLREVCVLKSAIALSAAGFMGFFSFMGVNSFVSDALSRPPFNFQPSTVGLILSVGGGIGIVLSPVSGYLTDRFGRGRIAYTGLATCIFSLLLMLTAKDFVTFITSMALFGIGSNLFWLPLNALSVELKPEKRGTVSSLFNSVRFFGYALAPYFLTPIYEDWGTAVLSGFQLVILLSIVVGLAVIPIVRYLGRQELPERLKAPEVEKAALPEGEKLPPTV